ACAAGTTCATTGGACCTTCGTTGGTCCAAGGTTATGTCAACGTTAAACTGTCACAACGTTCATTGTTTGTAAACTAGGTTTCAATTGTTTAAGTGTCAAATCCAAGtcaaatctgtcaaataaACACCAAAaagtaaactttaattttctaAGATTatcaacaaattaaaattattaattaatattgcagAGCAGAATTTAAAATGAGGGCTTTTATGGCAGAAGACAATCTATGTGctcaaaatcttttaaaacttgTATCGCATGGTAATGCTATAGTTGCTGAAATATTGAGACTAAAAGACCACAAGCCACAAGTATATTTGTAAGTGTCAACAGATTATACTATTAATTTACTAGTAATTACGATAATGGAATTAGTTaagatacttatattattaaaaggtTAATTTTGTAACTTGTGATTGTGTGTTTGTctcatacatgcataaataaCACCTCTTTcatggaggggtaggcagagaccacatctttccacttgccacgatccctgcttACCTTTTCGCTTCCCACTTCCCgcgtctgtatgtatgatacatacatacatacatatgtatgattatatctttaaaagtaggtacataacggattttgatgcagttttttaatagatagtgATTCAAAAGGAATGTTAATgtgtataaatgctacccgtgcaaagccggggcgggtcgctagtcttTGGAAATACTGAACTGATTATGAAAATGTGACGACATTTTCATGCCACaggtcacaaaaaaaaacaaaatcaacaatgctatcagtcaaaaccaaaaaaaagtctaaaatcgcgcaagcaaagatttcactgtttggagcatatatacaaccttcGACAAGACATCATTGGAGTCTAGCCTGGCAGAAGATCTTCTCTTTGGTGGTGGTCACccccgaatcatcgctcccgctacaaaaatatttagttatttacaaaaatatttttataaagtaaagatttttaaagcaGTAGTTTAATTACAATACTTGTGACTTTTACAGATTAGATACAAAAGAACTTCAACATAAGTATTTGGAGGTTATAATGGACTTTGGTTACTTTAAGATCTCAGATGTACAAGAAAAGAAGATTAGTATGAATACAGTAAGACAACTTCATATTATCATGGATGTGACTTAAAATTCTGTTAATTGGTAGTAATATTACATAGAgttcaagatttttattttgattgtttgtAAGGGCTTCAGTAATATTGAACCAAACATgagtagtagttataattagatttaagttatgtgacgtcaataagtgataccttgtatccaattttgaaaataaatctattctattctattctattctttcaCCAGTTCATAATTCCAGGAGTTAAAGGTTATATGTATCCACTATAGTTGAAGCTAAGGTTGGCCATTAGTTATAAAatgagattttattatattattatcgcACTCCTCATAGACAGTATGAgtagtttaaataatagtataaattacaaaataaaatatctattaaaaaaatttaaattatttttcagaaaCTTCAAGACTTGGATGATGACCTCAAAGAGAAACATCTGGATTTGATcacaagattttatttattgtttgaaaatatttatcaatatattATGGATTTAATCTCCTTCACTGAACAGTTAAATGACGGTGCTTTTATCCAACAGAGTATTGAAACTGTAATGAGAGATGTTGAGGGTAAACAGCTGTTGGTATGTCTTGTAAAATTATTaggcattttataataaactaattgATTAAACACATTAATAGATAAAGCTAGATAAAGCTCATAGTAAAAACATAACTGAAAAGGCTAATTCAGGTGGTTCAGttgatattaaaatcaattgaaattaaaatagtgataggttgctagcccatcaccaaaactcacaagtttataagacacACTAGTTAGTAAGAACATTTTTGAGAAGAGCAATTtgctctttatttattattattttctctaaGAATGACTTTTACAATGTGTCTTCAGTAGCAGACAAGTATCATATTACATTTGTGATAATTTCTAatggaaaaattaatttcagtttttttctcTAAAACCTACTCTTTCTGTGTTCATACAAAATCAAAAGCTTTTTTAGTGTGAATCTCTGTATTTGTATGGAGCAATGCTGTTGCTATGTGATCTTTTCATACCTGGACCAGTAAGAGAAAGACTGATGGTAGCATTCTATAGATATAGCACTACTCAGTCCCAGACAAATATTGATGATGTCTGTAAGCTGTTGAGAGACACGGGTTACGATCAGCAACTTTCAAAGAAACCTGCAGATTATCCTGTAGAATTTTTCAGGTAGgcatgtgtattttttttagattgtaGAAATAATTTACTCATTTTTTGTGCCTTTAAAATTCTCTGTCATTGAAATTTCGTAATTATGTTCAGTAAGTACTGTTTGTTTCAAAGGATATCATGTAACTGATACATAAAATGCTGTGAAGCAAGACTTGTAATCcctgtatttttatactacATGTAACTGCCGGTTCTGGTATTATTTTGAGATCAGTATTGGTAAAACCAAATAtttgtatcaaaataattcactaaaaaattaattttccttaatttttaaatggaaGTTTATTTGTCATCATTCACGAAATTGCGCTATTTTTGGTTTCAGCAAGGCAAAGTTTATCTTGCCtgactgaaaaaaataatgcatatTTTGAGCataacacaaaatatatatttttttctcatttagtATTTTGTGATGTTAATGTACAGTGGGCCAAATAGAAAAGTATACCACCACAGGTTTTGATTTGTCTATTCTACCTATATCGTACACCAATATCAACGTTATTACGAAGACCTGAGGTAGCTAGTAATTTTTTCCTGCGGCCCACTGTACACGTATCTCACATGGGCAGATATACCTATGTTTATAcagaactagaggccgcccgcgacttcgtacgcatggaaaccctatcaatcccgcgggaactctgggataaaaagtagcctatgtgttattctgggtcttcagctacctacataccaaatttcatggtaatcggttcattagtttttgcgtgaaagagtaacaaacatccatacaaactttcgcctttataatagtagtaggatatctAATCTGCATTTTCTATAAGgactgataaaatataatagtattgtttttttttagccGGATAAATATTCGTTCAgaatttatcgataaaataatTGGAAAATTGAGATCAGAAGATATTTACAATCAATTATCAGTATATACTTTCCCTGAACATCAACCATCTGCATTAGCAACGCAAGCTAGTATGTtagttgtatgtttgttttttgccCCACATTATTTGCATAGTGATACATCAAAAATGAGGGAAATTGTTGATAAATTTTTCCCTAGTAATTGGATCATACCTATTTATATGGGAGTGACCTTAAACATAATAGATTTTTGGGAAAATTTTAAGGCCGCTAAGTCTGCACTAAGTAACACATGTAACAACAAAAGTGTTAAAGAAGTATTTGCTAAGAGAGGAGATTCTGTGCCAATATTAACAGAGAAAACTCACAGACTGTTAAAAGAGGGCACCCTAAATGAAGACTATGTATTGgaccatataaataaaatattgaacttACTCTTGAACTCCAACTTAGTGGTCAGGTGGTTATTGTTGCACAATTctgatgttatattttttgacaacAGTAAAAGGGGAAAACAGTTAAAAGACATTGTAATGAAAGAATCAAATTACGATCCACTGAAATTGCTTGAGTTACTCATTAGCACTGCAGAACTAGAGTTAAAAGTGAGAGAAATTTTAACAACTCTTTTAGAAAACAGAAATCAGTCGTGGAGCTTAAACAAGTCCGTGGCTTTGGTAGCTGTGAATAATTTATCAGAATTATTTTCTGGAAATACTTCATTTACTAAGGTTCAAGGAAATGAACAGTTAAAACTTTGGTTTGATAACATAGCTAAACAGATAGCTTCCCTGACTGAGAATATAACTacgaaatcaataaaaaaaataacccaaTTAATACAAGCACTTGACGAGGTTGAAGAATTCCATGGTATTAAAGGCACATCAACAGTTTTGCAGTATCTTACTGAAGGTAAAGAGGCATTAAAAAATGTGGTGAGAGCAGCAACTTTGAAAGAAGATTCTTTGGTGACATTGGAAACTATTGCTGATGTGAGTTATGCTTGGTGTACTATTGATTATTACACCGTGTATATGCAAAACAGTATCAAGGAAAATCCAGCTGTCACCAGCAGGTTGCGCGCATTGTTTCTCAAATTGGCCAGCGCTATGGAGATACCGCTGCTCAGGATAAATCAAGCTGGAAGTCAAGATCTGGTATCCGTTTCGCAATACTATAGCAGTGAATTgatcaaatacatacaaagaGTGCTGCAAATAATTCCTGAGATGGTATTCAATATAgtcgaaaaaataatagagcTTCAGACATGGACTATTAAAGAAGTACCAACAagattagaaaaagaaaaactaagaGAATATGCACAACTTGAACACAGAATGGAGGTCGCCAAACTTACCCATTCCGCTTCCACTTTTACAACAGGTATGTAGCTACATTATTTGGAAgaaattttatagaataatAGCTATAATCAAATTTacgcatatttttaataggaaTACTGGACATGAGGTCTACACTTGTCGGGATAATCAGAGTAGATCCAGCGGAATTGCTTGAAGAAGGGTTACTAAAGGAGTTAGATCGCCATATAAGTAAGAAGTTTAGTGAATTCCTTGAACCTCAGACAAAGAAGTCAACTGCTTCATCCAGTAATTTGTTGCCGCGTTTACAAAAGCTAGTAGACAGCATGAATGGTTATAAAAGATCACTGGAATATATTCAagactatataaatatacatggTTTAAGAATATGGCAAAAGCAGGttggtataaatttatttttctttactatCTAATTACAATAACTTGCACAATTTAGTTCTACTCGCACTCGATCATGGGATGAGACGGCGTGGATGTGTGGGTGGGCCCATGTGGAACCACACCTAATGCACCTCTTGATTtgcctaatattttattctgctGCCCCCAAAAGAGAAGAGTGTGCATGAGAAGGCCTAGAAGgatgtaccttgatcaaacgacgcctggcaaaaggtcaaggtcaggtcaagagtacccgaaatcgccGAGCATGcatatgaagagagttatgaatgtagataaagcgaaagaagtaggcAGGGATCatagcaagtgaaaagatataatctctgcctgcccctgtgggaaaaaggcgtgattttgtgtatttatcCCCCAAGATATGGAATTCCCTCCCTGCGTATGTGTTCCCCATACCTAAAGAGATAAGCGAATAggcattatatatatacttaaagcATTATGTTTGTATTCACAGGTTTCAGCGATTATTCAAGAGAGTGTTGATAAAGAAATAAGTTTACGCAAAGGAGTGACACTTTACAGTCCCTCTGCTGGTTTTATGGGGAGCCTGGCGAGGCAAGTCGCGCAGCTCATCGATGCGAGGTACTCGGATATATCGGTATTTCTTaacttcctcctggcgttagtcccagtTACAACATCACGTCTCTGAAAAGAAGACGTTTGACTTTGTTCcttgattgggtgagtcagcgACCATCAACGATCTAATCTTGTCAAAAAACTTTGCAAAAAGTTGCGGACCCATATTTGATCATGTTTATTTCTTAACATcagatattataaaagaaaatttcccCGAGGACTAgggtgttatttttttaaataaataaatagcctaTTTATTGCAGGACCTGTATGTACATCAGCATATGTGCTGCCTGGTTTGATGTAAAAAGCCATAATGAAGTTGTTAATACAAAAACGTTTGCTAAATTGAATGAAGCCATTGGAGTTGTAGGTCTTCATGGTTTGGATAAATTGTACGCGCATATGATAAAGAATCAGTTGCAAGGGGTTCAACACATTCTAAGAAACAGCCATGACAAAATTTCTACTAATGTTAATGAACCCAAAGACATCGaacaaattgttataaaaaatcaaaaactattgaatCAATTAGTGGAAGTGTTAATACTAATTGGTAGTTTGCAAATTCTAAGAAAACATATATCATATCAATTAAATTCAACTTGCAAATTTGACTCTGCACATTTGGAGGCTTCTCTAACTACTTTTAATGAGTATGTATGCTTATTGATTACTTATTATACGAAGATATATTACTGAGTTtgattgtataaaatttggtaACCAAAAATATGTGTCCCCAGTTCAGTCCTACAGGAAATAAGATCTGCCACTGACGATAAATCAAAGGTGTCTACTAAGATGTTAAGAAACTTGGAACAATATCTAGACAGATGTGGAATATATGAGCCGTACGAGAAAATGTATCTCAAGCCTACACAAGAA
The window above is part of the Amyelois transitella isolate CPQ chromosome 11, ilAmyTran1.1, whole genome shotgun sequence genome. Proteins encoded here:
- the LOC106135011 gene encoding WASH complex subunit 5 codes for the protein MRAFMAEDNLCAQNLLKLVSHGNAIVAEILRLKDHKPQVYLLDTKELQHKYLEVIMDFGYFKISDVQEKKISMNTKLQDLDDDLKEKHLDLITRFYLLFENIYQYIMDLISFTEQLNDGAFIQQSIETVMRDVEGKQLLCESLYLYGAMLLLCDLFIPGPVRERLMVAFYRYSTTQSQTNIDDVCKLLRDTGYDQQLSKKPADYPVEFFSRINIRSEFIDKIIGKLRSEDIYNQLSVYTFPEHQPSALATQASMLVVCLFFAPHYLHSDTSKMREIVDKFFPSNWIIPIYMGVTLNIIDFWENFKAAKSALSNTCNNKSVKEVFAKRGDSVPILTEKTHRLLKEGTLNEDYVLDHINKILNLLLNSNLVVRWLLLHNSDVIFFDNSKRGKQLKDIVMKESNYDPLKLLELLISTAELELKVREILTTLLENRNQSWSLNKSVALVAVNNLSELFSGNTSFTKVQGNEQLKLWFDNIAKQIASLTENITTKSIKKITQLIQALDEVEEFHGIKGTSTVLQYLTEGKEALKNVVRAATLKEDSLVTLETIADVSYAWCTIDYYTVYMQNSIKENPAVTSRLRALFLKLASAMEIPLLRINQAGSQDLVSVSQYYSSELIKYIQRVLQIIPEMVFNIVEKIIELQTWTIKEVPTRLEKEKLREYAQLEHRMEVAKLTHSASTFTTGILDMRSTLVGIIRVDPAELLEEGLLKELDRHISKKFSEFLEPQTKKSTASSSNLLPRLQKLVDSMNGYKRSLEYIQDYINIHGLRIWQKQVSAIIQESVDKEISLRKGVTLYSPSAGFMGSLARQVAQLIDARTCMYISICAAWFDVKSHNEVVNTKTFAKLNEAIGVVGLHGLDKLYAHMIKNQLQGVQHILRNSHDKISTNVNEPKDIEQIVIKNQKLLNQLVEVLILIGSLQILRKHISYQLNSTCKFDSAHLEASLTTFNDSVLQEIRSATDDKSKVSTKMLRNLEQYLDRCGIYEPYEKMYLKPTQEFLNINMGRILAIILISQLSKLQLCYTTGDLISKKVGENLDGYPLLVGIYTVLCQTKLDNINIFVDFLCSYTRSIILTKSKLSEVSNEGMFIVRILELFCETFNYSFDSLEDKLPLVLLANPQIK